The following proteins come from a genomic window of Chanos chanos chromosome 15, fChaCha1.1, whole genome shotgun sequence:
- the LOC115828228 gene encoding trace amine-associated receptor 13c-like: MDNTLAVNENYETQYCFPFYNFSCLRAVWTNGENIMMYIFFASVSVLTVFLNLLVIISISHFKQLHTPTNLLILSLAVSDLIVGFFVMPLESIRLIENCWYFGDVFCSIYPLILYVVVSASLGNLVFISIDRYIAVSNPLHYTSFVTNGKTLICIFICWSCSLFYSVSILFNHLFYPETHGTCYGECVLIISFTWVVIDLFVSLIAPCSVVCSLYMRIFCIARRQANVIKSVKVNLKSEDEVVASKSERKAAKTLGIVVAIYMLCWVPYYISILAEGSISSASFYSSFFSGVMNMNSCMNPIIYALFYPWFRVSVKHTLTLKIFEPSSSYISLLH, translated from the coding sequence ATGGATAACACCCTTGCAGTGAACGAAAACTATGAAACTCAGTATTGCTTTCCATTTTACAACTTTTCTTGTTTGAGGGCAGTGTGGACTAATGGAGAAAACATCATGATGTACATATTTTTTGcttctgtgtcagtgttaacAGTGTTCTTGAACCTACTAGTGATAATCTCTATTTCCCACTTTAAGCAGCTCCACACTCCAACCAACTTGCTCATTCTCTCGCTGGCTGTGTCAGATCTGATTGTTGGATTTTTTGTCATGCCCTTGGAGAGCATACGACTAATTGAAAATTGCTGGTACTTTGGGGATGTGTTTTGCTCCATTTATCCATTAAttctgtatgttgttgtttcagCATCTCTTGGCAACCTTGTTTTTATATCTATTGACCGCTATATTGCTGTGAGTAATCCATTACACTATACGTCTTTTGTAACCAATGGTAAAACTTTGATTTGTATATTCATTTGCTggtcttgttctcttttttattctgtaAGCATattgtttaatcatttattttatccAGAGACACACGGCACATGCTACGGAGAGTGTGTGCTCATCATCAGCTTCACTTGGGTTGTCATTGACCTTTTTGTTTCCTTAATTGCACCATGTTCTGTTGTGTGCTCCCTGTATATGAGGATATTTTGCATTGCAAGACGTCAGGCTAATGTGATTAAGTCTGTTAAAGTAAATTTAAAATCCGAGGATGAGGTCGTGGCTTCTAAGTCTGAGAGGAAAGCAGCAAAAACTCTAGGAATAGTTGTTGCAATTTATATGCTTTGTTGGGTACCATATTACATTTCCATTCTGGCTGAGGGTAGCATTAGTTCTGCATCATTTTACAGCAGTTTTTTCTCCGGGGTTATGAACATGAACTCATGCATGAACCCAATAATATATGCATTGTTTTATCCTTGGTTCAGGGTATCAGTGAAACACACTTTAACACTCAAAATATTTGAGCCATCATCTTCATATATATCTTTGCTACACTAG